Genomic DNA from Lutibacter sp. A80:
CAAATCCAGTTTTTGTTTTAGATGAAATTGATAAACTAGCATCATCTAGTCATAACGGAGATCCATCTTCTGCAATGCTAGAAGTATTGGATCCAGAACAAAATACTACTTTTTACGATAATTATTTAGAGTTAGATTTCGACCTTTCTAAAGTACTATTTATTGCTACAGCAAATAATTTATCTACAATTCCTTGGGCGTTAAGAGATCGAATGGAAATAATAAATGTGTCTGGTTATACTATTGAAGAAAAAGTAGAAATAGCTAAGCGTCATTTATTACCAAAACAAATAAAAGAACACGGTTTAACAGCAAAGCAAATTCAAATAGGGAAGAAGCAATTAGAAAAAATTGTAGAAGCTTATACAAGAGAATCTGGTGTTCGTGGTTTAGAAAAACAAATTGCTAAAATGGTGCGTTATGCTGCCAAATCTATTGCAATGGAAGAAACCTACGATGTAAAAATAACAAACGAAACTATTGAAAAAGTTTTAGGAGCATCTCATTTAGAACGTGATAAATACGAAAGTAATGATGTTGCTGGTGTTGTTACAGGGTTAGCTTGGACTAGTGTTGGTGGAGATATTTTATTTATAGAATCTATTGTATCTAAAGGAAAAGGACTTTCTATTACAGGTAATATAGGTAAAGTAATGAAAGAGTCTGCAACTTTAGCAATGGAATATATTAGAGCTAATGCTGAAAATTTTGATATTGATCCTAAAATTTTAGACGAATATAAAGTACATATTCACGTTCCAGAAGGTGCAACACCTAAAGATGGACCAAGTGCTGGAGTTGCAATGTTAACATCTTTAGTATCTGTATTTACACAACGTAGGGTTAAATCTAGATTAGCTATGACAGGCGAAATTACTTTAAGAGGTAAAGTTTTACCAGTTGGAGGTATTAAAGAAAAAATATTGGCAGCCAAAAGAGCAAATATTACTGAAATTATTTTGTGTAAAGAAAATGAAAAAGACATACTTGAAATAAAAGAAACTTACGTAAAAGGATTAAAATTCCATTATGTTTCTGATATGAGTGAGGTAATTAAAATTGCACTTACAAAGCAAAAAGTTAAAAATCCAAAAAAATTCTAATAAAAAAAGCAGCCAATTGGCTGCTTTTTTTTATAAATTTCTAACATCTAAAATACGACCATTTTTTAATTTACCTTTTGTATCAAGTTGATAAATCATTTTTGCAACTTGTTTAGGAGTAAATAATTCTCCGTTCTCGTAAAAATTAATAAAACGTTGTACAGATTTAAAATCTTCTTTGGGTATTTCTCTAACTTTTTCTTGCATGTTTGTATCTACAACTCCAGGATAAATTGAAACAATATCAACTCCATTTTTAATTTCTTTTTGCTCTTTAGCAATTACTTTTGTCATCATATCAACACCAGCTTTAGACGCACAGTACATAGACCAACTTTCGTAAGGTTTGATGGCTGCACCAGAAGAAATATTAATAATTTTCTTTTTACAATCCCAGTTTTTAGAAAGTTTAATAAATAATGAATTTAAAATTAATGGAGCTATTAAATTTACTCTAATAGTATAACTTATTTCTTCAGGAGCAATTTTCTCTAAGGTTTTTACATTTCCTAAGTCACCAGCATTATTTATTAATGTTAGTACTTTGGTAGTGTCTTTATCTAGTTGAGAAAATATTTCATTTACGGTATCTTCTATAGCTTCACTTTTACTAAGATCACATTGGTATTGTTCTAAAGCGTATTGTTTCGGAATTTTATTACGTGAAATTGATATTACGCGATAGCCTTTTTTATGATATTCTTTAGATAAACCATAGCCTAAACCTTTATTTCCTCCGGTTATTATTAATACATTATCCATTATTAATTATTTTTTTTAATAGTGTTTTCATATAAATTAATCCAGTTACTAACAGAAACTTTCTGCATTAATTGTGCAATTAATTCAAAAGGGATTTCTTCGGGTTTTTTAAACCTAATACAACTTTTACCCATATCTAATTTACGCTTGCAATGTTTTGGATATTCAAAAACAAACCAATCATATAATTCCTTATTTGCATAAATTCCCATATGGTATAATGCAATAAAATTTTTTTGGGATGCAATACTAGCAAAAGGAAGTGGTAAACTTGTATTGCAATGGTATCCATTTGGATATATGCTTTTAGGTACTACATAACCAATCATACCATAGCTTATTTCTTCTTTAAAACCTTTTGGAATGCTGTTTAAAATAGTTGCTCTTAATTTTTTAAAATAAAAAGCACGATCTTCTGGAAGTTGAGCGATGTATTCTTCTGGTGAATTGGCTTTATATAGCATAGTTTTAATTTGGACTTCTATGCTAAGTTATAAATTATTTATAGAACTTTTTAGATTCATTCCAAAAAACGTCCATTTCTTTTAAAGACATCTTATGAAGTGATTTATTAATTTTTTTAGCTTCTTTTTCTAGATATTGAAACCTATTAATAAATTTTTTGTTAGTGCGTTCTAAAGCGTTTTCTGGGTTAACTTTAATAAAACGAGCATAATTAATCATAGAAAATAATACATCTCCAAATTCAGCTTCTATAGAGTCTGTATTACCTTTTTTAATCTCTTCGTTTAATTCTGTAAGTTCTTCCTGAACTTTTTTCCAAACTTGTTCAGGTTGTTCCCAATCAAAGCCTACGCCAGCAACTTTATCTTGTATACGGTTAGCTTTAACCATTGCAGGTAAAGATTTGGGAACACCTTCTAAAACAGATTCTTTACCTTCTTTTAGTTTTAGTTGTTCCCAATTTTGTTTTACTTCTGCTTCATTTTCTACGGTAACATCACCGTAAATATGAGGATGTCTATAAATTAATTTTTCTGAAATTTCATTTGCAACATCAGCAATATCAAAACTATCTGTTTCTGAACCAATTTTTGCGTAAAAAACTATATGAAGTAATACATCGCCTAATTCTTTTTTAATTTCTTCTAAATCGTTATTAAGAATAGCATCGCCTAATTCATAAGTTTCTTCAATTGTTAAATGGCGCAGTGATTGAAAAGTTTGCTTTTTATCCCAAGGACATTTTAAACGCAATTCATCCATAATATCTAATAAACGACCAAATGCTTTTAACTGTTGTTCTCGGGAATTCATAATTAAGCTTCTTCTGTTTCTTGTTCTTCTTCAGTAATTGCTGTAAAATCGAAATTTTTTGAAGCTAATAAATTATACCATTGCAATACTTTTTTAATGTTTGAAGTATAAACACGTTCTTCGTCAAAGTTTGGTAAAATTTCTCTAAAATAAGAAGTTAATACTTTACCACTTTCTTTATGGCTAATTGCTTCTTTACCATTTTCTTTTTCACCAATACTTTTTAATATTATACGAAGTGGTACTTCTTCTTCATATGTATAAATAGCAATTTCGTTTAAGGCACTAATATTATGTGTAACAGTTACTGGAAATTTTTTACCATCTAATAAAGATTCTACAATAATTCCACCTTTAGATTGTGCTTTAATTTCATACAAACCTGGTTTACCGTTTACAGCTACAATGTCTTTTAATTCCATATAGTTATTTTCTTTTTAATAAGGGAAATCTCATTCTATATTTTGGATTTATTTTCCCTTTTGAAATATTTTCTAGTTTCTTTTTAATTAATCGTTTTTTTAATGAAGAAATTTTATCCGTAAATAAAATACCTTCAATATGGTCATATTCGTGTTGTACAACTCTTGCCGCAAGACCATCAATAACATCTGTATGTTTTTCAAAATTTTCATCAAAATATTCGATGGTAATTTTTTCTTGTCTAAAAACATCTTCATTAATATCAGGAATGCTTAAACAGCCTTCGTTAAAAGCCCACTCATCACCTTCTTCTTTTAAAATTTTAGCATTTATAAATACCTTATCAAAAGAAGCTAAGAACTTGCGTTCTTCAGTTTCTAATTCATCATCTTCACTAAAGGGAGTTGCATTTACAATAAACAACCTAATAGCTTTTCCAATTTGTGGTGCTGCTAAACCAACGCCATTTGCATTTACCATTGTTTCTTTCATATTTTCGATAAGAATATCTAAATCTGGATAGTCTTTATCTATATCAATACCAACTTTTCTTAAAACTGGATCTCCGTAAGCTACTATAGGTAAAATCATACTCTTTTTTTTGGATTGCAAAAGTACGAAAGTTTGAATTAATAATAAAACGTTGAGAATTATAATTTACAAAACTATGAATCTATGCTATATTTTTGTGAAACTTTATTGTTTTAAAGTATAACTAATAAGAAATTATCTTTAAATACTTGAAATTTAATGTAAATAGCTGCTATATTTTAAAAAGTTATAAAAAATAGTTATGAAAAAGACAAAATAGTATCATTAGGTTTTTTAATTGTTATTTAATTTTGAAAATCGATAATTATTATTTCTATATGAGATAATAATTGTGTTAGATATATAATGTAACATGTAAGTATACAACTAAAATACTGCAATTAATTTTAATACTGTATTTGTGTTTTAATATTTCAATTGAATAAATAATGAATAAAAATAAAAAGGCAAATGACTAAGGATAATAAACTATCGTTAAAAGAAAAAATAGGCTATGCATTAGGAGATGGTGCAGCAAATATTGCTTGGAGAGGAGTGGCAACCTTTTTATTTATTTTTTATACAGACGTCTTTGGATTGAGTCCTGTTACGGTTGGTATGCTAATGTTAGTAGCGCGTTTTAGCGATGGAATTAGTGATGTTTTAATGGGAATTATTGGAGACAGAACAAAGTCTAAATACGGAAAATTCCGTCCATGGATTTTATGGACAGCTATTCCTTTAGCTGCAATTTTATCTCTATTATTTACAAGTCCAGATTTAAGTTCTACTGGAAAAATTATTTACGCTTATATTACATATATATTTTTCACATTAATTTATACAGCTAATAATATTCCTTATGGGGCTCTTATGGCGGTAATGACTGGTGACGATAAGGAAAGAACTAGTTTAGGATCTTTTAGAATGGTTGGTGCTTTTGGAGGAGGTATGTTAGTGCAAGGAGCTTTACTTTTTTTAGTAGCCTATTATGGTAATATTAATCCGGATATTGAAGTTTCTAAATTAGAAAATGAAAAGTATAGAGTAACAGTTTCTACTTCAAAAGATGTAGATAATGTTAATATTAAAACTGAAGATGGTATTGCTGAATTTATTTGGGATGATGCTAAAATGGCTGCTACCGATAATATTCCAACAAATAGAAAAAGTTTTTCAATGGAGGCAAATGAAGAATATGCTTTTATTGTTCAAGGTGAAAACAACTTATCTGAAAGCAATATTTTTATAATAGATCAAAAAGAAGGTTATAGTAATTCAATGTATATAATGTCTGTTTTACTAGCTATTTTAATGTTTATTACTTTTTATACAACTAAAGAAAGAGTACAACCTCCAAAAACACAAAAAAATAATTTAAAGAAAGATTTTAAAGATTTAATTTCAAATAAACCTTGGTTAGTTTTATTAGTTATTGGCTTATTATTCAATATCTATAATTCTATAAAACAAGGAATTGTAATTATTTATTTTACACATTATTTAAACAATCAATTATTGGCTGCATCATTCTTAATAGGTTTAATGTTAGCTTCAGTATTAGGTGCAATGGTAACTGCGCCACTAGGAAATAAATTAGGAAAAAGAAATTTATTTATATATGCATTGCTTTTTTCAGGTGGTGTAAATGCTTTATTAATGTTTTGTGGACCAACAGATATAGAAGCTATTTTTATAATAGGTATTGTATCTGAATTTGCTGCAGCAATGTTTCCTACTTTGTTTTTTGTTATGCTTGGTGATGCTGCAGATTATTCAGAATTTAAAAATGGACGTAGAGCTACTGGATTAATATATTCTGCTGGTTCCTTTGCAACTAAATTTGGTGGAGGAATTGCAGGTGCAATAATTGGATTAATTTTAGGAGCTTTTCATTACAATGGACAAGACACAGCAGCAATACAAGGTGCGTTTCCTGGAATTATTATGTTAATGAGTTGGGTGCCAGCTATTATTACAGTAATAGCAGCAGGTCTAATGTTTTTGTACCCGCTTACACAAAAGAAACTTAATGAAATTACGATTGAATTAAATACGCGAAGACTTAAAGAATAAATTATTAAGGATTAAAATTTAAAAAAATGAAATACGGTTATTTCGATGATGCTAATAGAGAATATGTAATTACAAACCCAAAAACACCTTATCCTTGGATTAATTACTTAGGTAATGATGTTTTTTTCTCATTAACATCTAATACTGGAGGAGGATATACTTTTTATAAAGACGCTAAGTTTAGAAGGTTAACACGTTACAGATATAATAATGTACCAGTTGATACTGGTGGAAAATATTTTTACATTAAAGATGGTGATACAACTTGGTCTCCAAGTTGGAAACCAGCAAAAGAAAAGTTAGATAGTTACGAATGCCGTCATGGTATGAGTTATACTAAATTTAAAGGAGTTAAAAATGGTGTAGAATCAGAAGTTTTACAATTTATTCCTTTGGATTTTTTGGGTGAAATCCAGAAAGTTAGTCTTAAAAATACCACTTCTAAAGTTAAAAAGTTAAAGTTGTTTTCTTTTATAGAATTTGCACTTTGGAATGCAGAAGATGATATGACAAATTTTCAACGAAATTTTAATACAGGAGAAGTTGAAATAGAAGATGCGGTAATCTATCATAAAACAGAATTTAAAGAACGTAGAAATCATTATGCTTTTTACTCTGTAAATCAGCAAATTAATGGGTTTGATACAGATAGAGATTCATTTATAGGTTTGTATAATGGTTTTGATGATCCAGAAGTAGTTTCTGAAGGGAAATCTAAAAATTCAGTTGCGCATGGATGGTCTCCAATAGCGTCACATTATATTGAAATTGAATTGCAACCTAACGAAGAAAAAGACTTTATTTTTATGTTAGGTTATGTAGAAGTTGATGAAGATAATAAATGGGAAAGTAAAGGAGTAATTAATAAAAATCCTGCAAAGGAAATGATTACTAAGTATGATACCGTTGAAAAAGTAACTGAAGCATATAATGAATTAAGAGTTTATTGGGATAATTTATTGGGTAAAATTAATATTGAATCTGGAGAGGATAAGTTAGATAGAATGGTGAATATATGGAATCAATACCAATGTATGGTTACTTTTAATATGTCTCGTTCTGCTTCATTCTTTGAGTCTGGAATTGGAAGAGGAATGGGCTTTAGAGATTCAAATCAAGATTTAATAGGTTTTGTACACCAAATACCAGAAAGAGCACGTGAAAGAATAATTGATATAGCATCTACTCAATTTGAAGATGGTTCTTGTTACCACCAATACCAGCCATTAACAAAAAAAGGAAATGCAGCAATTGGAGGTAATTTTAATGATGACCCATTATGGTTAATTCTTTCAACTACAGAATATATTAAAGAAACTGGAGATTTTACATTGTTAGATGAAATGGTTCCTTTTGATAATGATGCATCAAGAGCTAAATCACACTTCGACCATTTAAAAGCTTCATTTTACCACGTTGTAAATAACTTAGGACCACACCAATTACCTTTAATAGGAAGAGCTGATTGGAATGATTGTTTAAATTTAAGTTGCTTTTCTAAAGATCCTAATGAATCTTTTCAAACTACAGGAAATAAAAAAGATAGCAAGGCAGAATCTTTAATGATTGCAGGTTTGTTTGTAGTATATGGAAAAGAATATATTAAACTATGTAATATTATTGGGAAAACTAAAGAAGCCGAAGAAGCACAAGTTCATGTAGATAATATGATTGAAGCCGTTAAAAAAGATGGTTGGGATGGTGAATGGTATTTAAGAGCTTATGATTATTATGGTAAAAAAGTAGGTTCAAATGAAAATGAAGAAGGAAAGATTTTTATAGAATCACAAGGTTGGTGTACTATGGCTGAAATCGGTAAAGAAGAAGGCTTGGTAGAGAAATCGTTAGATTCAGTTAAAAAACATTTAGATTGTGAATATGGTATTGTATTAAACAGTCCTGCTTTTACAGAATACAAGATAGAATATGGTGAAATTTCTACTTATCCAGCAGGATATAAAGAAAATGGAGGTATATTTTGCCATAACAATCCTTGGATAATGATTGGAGAAACAATGCTAGGTCGTGGAGATAATGCTTACGATTATTATACAAAAATAGCTCCAAGTTTTTTAGAAGATATTTCAGAGTTGCACAAAGTTGAGCCTTATGTATATTGTCAAATGATTGCTGGTAAAGAAGCATTTAAACCTGGAGAAGCAAAAAACTCTTGGTTGTCTGGAACAGCATCTTGGAATTTTTATACAATTACTCAGTATATTTTAGGCATAAAACCAGATTATAATGGACTTTTAATAAATCCTTGTATTCCTTCAAAATGGAATGGATTTAAAATGAAAAGAGAATTTAGAGGGGCCATTTATAATATTGAAGTTTTAAACCCTAATAATGTTAGTAAAGGAGTTGAGAAGATGATTGTTAATGGAGAAACAATCACAACCAATATAATACCTATTTTAGAAAAAGGAAAATCCCATGAAATTAAAGTAATTATGGGATAGTTTGAGTTAGTTTTTTTTATACTGATAAAAGTATTATAGTATTCAGGTACTATAATACTTTTTGTATTCCTACAAATTGTTCTCTAAACTCTTTAGGTGTACAATTTTTAGATTTTTTAAACAACCTATTAAAATTGGCAATATTATTAAATCCGCATTTAAATGCAATTTCTCCAATAGTTAAATCAGTTTCTAAAAGCCAATGTGAAGCAAAGCTAATACGTGTATCGTTAATATAACTAACAAATGTTTTACCGGTACGTTTTTTAATAAATCTATTAAAAGATACAGGGCTCATATTTACCAATTCAGATATTTCGCCTAATGTTATTGTTTTATTAAAATTTTCTTGAATATAGTCATATACCTTTTTAATCTTATCGCTATTGTGAAAATCTTCTTTTTCAGCACTTGAATTAGAAAGCATTCTTTGATTTTCAGATTTAGCTAAATCATTTAAAATAGAAACAAATTCTAAATAATATTCAATTCCAGAAATACGAGTAAGCATCATTAATCTAGGCATTATTTTTAATGTAGTTTCTCGAGAAAAAAGTATTCCATGTTTAGATCTAGAAAACATATCTTTAATAGGTTTAAAAATTCTACGAGATAATGTTTTTTCATTTAATAAATCTTGATGAATGTGAATTGTAATTTCATAGATTTCTTTACAAGTGCATTTATGAAGTTTCCAACCATGCACAATATTAGGACCTGCTAATACAAGTTCTATATCTTCAATATTTTCAGAATGATCACCTATAATTCGTTTTACTCCTTTTCCTTTATAAATAAAATTTAATTCATATTCTGGGTGAAAATGAATGGGGAAATCAAAATCATCTTTTACTCTTTCTTCAACCAAAAAACTGTCTTCTGGAATTAAACGTGTTATTTCTCTGTGGGCATTGGCAATCATAGCTATAATAATGTATTATTTTGTCCTATTTGTATGTTATATTGTCGTAAATATATAAAAAAGTGACAATATTATATTAATATTATGTTAACATCTTCTATAAATTTGTGAATGTATTAATTAAAATCTTAATAATTAATTAACACAAATAAACTAAAGAATAATTAAATCAAATTTTTTATGAAAAATCAAATGTTAAAAAAAATCCTAATTCTTGGAAGCTTTTTGCTAGGTGTTGTGGCACACGCGCAGAGTGTTTCAGGAACAATCTCGGACTCAAACGGTCCATTGCCAGGAGCTAGTATAATAGTAAAAGGAACGAGTAATGGAACAACTTCAGATTTTAATGGTAAATACATTTTAGAAGATGTAGCACCAGATGCTGTACTAGAAATTTCTTATGTTGGGTATGGAACAAAAGAGATTAATGTAAATGGTGAAAAAGTTATTAATGTTATTCTTATTGAACAGTCAGATGTTTTAGATCAAGTAATTGTTATTGGTTATGGAACTAAAAAGAAAAGCTTAGTTACTGGTGCAATTTCTAGTTTAGATTCTAAAGAAATTGAAAATTCATCGAGCCCACGTGTAGAACAAGTTTTACAAGGTAGAGTTTCAGGTGTAACTGTTGTTTCTTCTTCAGGTTCTCCAGGTTCTGGAGCAAAAGTGAGAATTAGAGGAGCAGGTTCAAACGGTAATTCAGATCCTTTATATATTGTAGATGGTATGAAAGTAAGCTCAATGGATAATATTGCTCCTAGTGATATTGCTAATATTGAAGTTTTAAAAGATGCAGCCTCTTCTGCAATTTATGGTACAGAAGGAGCAAATGGTGTTGTAATTATTACAACTAAACAAGGAAAAATAGGTGAACAAATTATTAGTTTTAGCTCTAGTTTAGGATCTCAATCTGTAAATACAAAAATGGAGTTAATGGATGCTAGCCAATTTGTAACTTATATGAACGAAGCAGGTGAAGCTACAGTAGTTGATAATGGTATTAATACTAATTGGATTGATGAAACTTTTAATAATTCATTTGTTCAACGTTATGATGTTAGTTTTTCTGGAGCAACTGAAAAAACATCTTATTATTTATCGGGTTCATACTTAGATCAAGATGGAACAGTTGGAGAGGATAATAATTACAAAAGATATACAACACGTTTAAATGTTAAAAGTGATGTAAAAGAATGGTTAGAAATTGGTGCAAATATTACTTATACAAATATTGCAAATTCTCCAATTTCAGAAGATGATTCATATAGAAGTCCTATTAACAGTATGTTATTAATTGACCCGCTAACTCCAGTAATTTATTCTGGTACTTTACCTTCAAGAGCAGCTGATGGTGTTGCAAATGGAACTGCAATGACAGATAGTAATGGGAATGTTTATGGTTATCCAACATATTCTACTGGAGAGGTAATAAATCCAGTTGCGTCTTCCAACTATATTTATAGAGGTGGAATAGATACTGATAAAATATTATTATCTGTATTTGCTAAATTTAAATTAGCTGAAGGATTAAATTTTACATCTAGATTAGGATATGAGAGATCTAATACCATTGATAGTAGATGGACACCTATTTATTATGTTTCATCTGAAGAGCAAAATTCACAAGTAACTTTAAATGATAATTTAAGTAGAAACTCTAGATGGTTGTGGGAAAATTTTGTAGACTATTCAAAACAAGTAGGAGATCATAACTTTTCAGCTTTATTAGGATATTCTGCTGAAAAAATTAAAAATCCTTATTATTCATTACAAGGTGGAGAAGTAGCTCAAGAATCTGAAGAGTTTACATATTTCGACTTTACTAATAGAGATAATGATAAAATTGGTGGAAGTATTTACCAAAAAAACATGAACTCTGTTTACGGAAGATTATCATATGATTTTGCAGGAAAATATATGTTTGAAGGTTCTTTAAGATATGATACTTCAAGTGTTTTCCCTACATCTAACAAAGGAGGATATTTCCCTGCTGTTTCAGCTGGATGGGTACTTTCAAAAGAAGACTTTTGGAATGAAGATAGCGCTATAGATTATTTTAAATTTCGTGCAAGTTGGGGACAAAATGGTTCAGATGCTAACTTAGCAGGTAATGGAGATATTCAAGTATTTAGAACTGTTGATGGTACTGTTCCAGTTGTTTATGAAGGTGTAACAGGTGTAACACCTGGAGACTTAGCAAACCCTAGTTTAACTTGGGAACGTTCAGAACAAACCGATATAGGTGTTGATTTAAGAGCGTTTAATGGTAGATTTAATTTTGGAGCTGATTGGTATAATAAAACTACGAAAGATTTAATTATTCCTGATGGAAATATTATTGCACCACCTTCATTAGGTCAAACTGTTGGAGCTATTAATGGTGGTACTATTAAAAATACAGGTCTTGAATTTGAAGCAGGATGGAATGATACTACTGATGGTGGATTGAGTTATGGAGTTAATTTTAACTTCTCTACTTTAGATAATGAAGTAACGGATGTAATTGTACCTTCTCCATTACAAGGAGCTACAGCACCATCAAATGGTGACGGAGTTACAAGATTTGAAGAAGGATATCCAGTATGGTATTTTTATGGATATAAAACAGATGGAATAGATTCTGCAACAGGAGCTCCTATTTACGTTGAAACTGATGGAAATGCCGGAATTACAGCGAATGATAAAACATTTATTGGGTCACCTCATCCAGATTTAATTTATGGAGGTAATATATCTTTAGGTTACAAAAATTTCGATTTTAATCTTATGTTCCAAGGTGTTGCAGGAAACGAGATTATTGCTGCATACCACCAACCATCACGTCCTTTTACAAATAAACCAGTAAATTGGTTTACAGATAGATGGACACAAGCAGGAGATAATGCTTCTATGCCAGGTGCTGCAAATGCTATAGATGCATATCAATCAGATTTAGTTGTTGAAGATGGTTCTTATATGAGA
This window encodes:
- a CDS encoding SDR family NAD(P)-dependent oxidoreductase, producing the protein MDNVLIITGGNKGLGYGLSKEYHKKGYRVISISRNKIPKQYALEQYQCDLSKSEAIEDTVNEIFSQLDKDTTKVLTLINNAGDLGNVKTLEKIAPEEISYTIRVNLIAPLILNSLFIKLSKNWDCKKKIINISSGAAIKPYESWSMYCASKAGVDMMTKVIAKEQKEIKNGVDIVSIYPGVVDTNMQEKVREIPKEDFKSVQRFINFYENGELFTPKQVAKMIYQLDTKGKLKNGRILDVRNL
- a CDS encoding DUF1801 domain-containing protein, whose translation is MLYKANSPEEYIAQLPEDRAFYFKKLRATILNSIPKGFKEEISYGMIGYVVPKSIYPNGYHCNTSLPLPFASIASQKNFIALYHMGIYANKELYDWFVFEYPKHCKRKLDMGKSCIRFKKPEEIPFELIAQLMQKVSVSNWINLYENTIKKNN
- the mazG gene encoding nucleoside triphosphate pyrophosphohydrolase yields the protein MNSREQQLKAFGRLLDIMDELRLKCPWDKKQTFQSLRHLTIEETYELGDAILNNDLEEIKKELGDVLLHIVFYAKIGSETDSFDIADVANEISEKLIYRHPHIYGDVTVENEAEVKQNWEQLKLKEGKESVLEGVPKSLPAMVKANRIQDKVAGVGFDWEQPEQVWKKVQEELTELNEEIKKGNTDSIEAEFGDVLFSMINYARFIKVNPENALERTNKKFINRFQYLEKEAKKINKSLHKMSLKEMDVFWNESKKFYK
- a CDS encoding DUF5606 domain-containing protein; translation: MELKDIVAVNGKPGLYEIKAQSKGGIIVESLLDGKKFPVTVTHNISALNEIAIYTYEEEVPLRIILKSIGEKENGKEAISHKESGKVLTSYFREILPNFDEERVYTSNIKKVLQWYNLLASKNFDFTAITEEEQETEEA
- the def gene encoding peptide deformylase, translated to MILPIVAYGDPVLRKVGIDIDKDYPDLDILIENMKETMVNANGVGLAAPQIGKAIRLFIVNATPFSEDDELETEERKFLASFDKVFINAKILKEEGDEWAFNEGCLSIPDINEDVFRQEKITIEYFDENFEKHTDVIDGLAARVVQHEYDHIEGILFTDKISSLKKRLIKKKLENISKGKINPKYRMRFPLLKRK
- a CDS encoding MFS transporter, whose product is MTKDNKLSLKEKIGYALGDGAANIAWRGVATFLFIFYTDVFGLSPVTVGMLMLVARFSDGISDVLMGIIGDRTKSKYGKFRPWILWTAIPLAAILSLLFTSPDLSSTGKIIYAYITYIFFTLIYTANNIPYGALMAVMTGDDKERTSLGSFRMVGAFGGGMLVQGALLFLVAYYGNINPDIEVSKLENEKYRVTVSTSKDVDNVNIKTEDGIAEFIWDDAKMAATDNIPTNRKSFSMEANEEYAFIVQGENNLSESNIFIIDQKEGYSNSMYIMSVLLAILMFITFYTTKERVQPPKTQKNNLKKDFKDLISNKPWLVLLVIGLLFNIYNSIKQGIVIIYFTHYLNNQLLAASFLIGLMLASVLGAMVTAPLGNKLGKRNLFIYALLFSGGVNALLMFCGPTDIEAIFIIGIVSEFAAAMFPTLFFVMLGDAADYSEFKNGRRATGLIYSAGSFATKFGGGIAGAIIGLILGAFHYNGQDTAAIQGAFPGIIMLMSWVPAIITVIAAGLMFLYPLTQKKLNEITIELNTRRLKE
- a CDS encoding GH36-type glycosyl hydrolase domain-containing protein, whose protein sequence is MKYGYFDDANREYVITNPKTPYPWINYLGNDVFFSLTSNTGGGYTFYKDAKFRRLTRYRYNNVPVDTGGKYFYIKDGDTTWSPSWKPAKEKLDSYECRHGMSYTKFKGVKNGVESEVLQFIPLDFLGEIQKVSLKNTTSKVKKLKLFSFIEFALWNAEDDMTNFQRNFNTGEVEIEDAVIYHKTEFKERRNHYAFYSVNQQINGFDTDRDSFIGLYNGFDDPEVVSEGKSKNSVAHGWSPIASHYIEIELQPNEEKDFIFMLGYVEVDEDNKWESKGVINKNPAKEMITKYDTVEKVTEAYNELRVYWDNLLGKINIESGEDKLDRMVNIWNQYQCMVTFNMSRSASFFESGIGRGMGFRDSNQDLIGFVHQIPERARERIIDIASTQFEDGSCYHQYQPLTKKGNAAIGGNFNDDPLWLILSTTEYIKETGDFTLLDEMVPFDNDASRAKSHFDHLKASFYHVVNNLGPHQLPLIGRADWNDCLNLSCFSKDPNESFQTTGNKKDSKAESLMIAGLFVVYGKEYIKLCNIIGKTKEAEEAQVHVDNMIEAVKKDGWDGEWYLRAYDYYGKKVGSNENEEGKIFIESQGWCTMAEIGKEEGLVEKSLDSVKKHLDCEYGIVLNSPAFTEYKIEYGEISTYPAGYKENGGIFCHNNPWIMIGETMLGRGDNAYDYYTKIAPSFLEDISELHKVEPYVYCQMIAGKEAFKPGEAKNSWLSGTASWNFYTITQYILGIKPDYNGLLINPCIPSKWNGFKMKREFRGAIYNIEVLNPNNVSKGVEKMIVNGETITTNIIPILEKGKSHEIKVIMG
- a CDS encoding AraC family transcriptional regulator, whose translation is MIANAHREITRLIPEDSFLVEERVKDDFDFPIHFHPEYELNFIYKGKGVKRIIGDHSENIEDIELVLAGPNIVHGWKLHKCTCKEIYEITIHIHQDLLNEKTLSRRIFKPIKDMFSRSKHGILFSRETTLKIMPRLMMLTRISGIEYYLEFVSILNDLAKSENQRMLSNSSAEKEDFHNSDKIKKVYDYIQENFNKTITLGEISELVNMSPVSFNRFIKKRTGKTFVSYINDTRISFASHWLLETDLTIGEIAFKCGFNNIANFNRLFKKSKNCTPKEFREQFVGIQKVL